The following proteins come from a genomic window of Amyelois transitella isolate CPQ chromosome 24, ilAmyTran1.1, whole genome shotgun sequence:
- the LOC106135954 gene encoding endonuclease G, mitochondrial has product MFRKRLVYLAQLSAVGLTGYYAGQFSEKFKNDDAQTVMIDGKRVQSMPGLPIFGTVSAATPFSDVGSTKDRVSQIMKYGFPSLDNIRSYDDFVLSYDRRNRVPNWVFEHITKLHVTKNDQVDRSKCEFKPDESIHPFFRSQNTDYKGSGFDRGHMAAAGNHRIAQKHVEQTFYLTNMAPQVGEGFNRHAWNRLEKHVRKLTKVYDDVYCCTGPLYLPRKEADGKSYVKYQVLGANTVAVPTHFYKVVVGQASDGSLDMEAYVMPNQRIPDETPVSSFMVAPEVIERAAGLLFFDKIHRSKLNRINGKKV; this is encoded by the exons ATGTTTCGTAAGCGACTAGTGTATTTGGCGCAACTAAGTGCTGTGGGTCTGACCGGGTACTACGCGGGTCAGTTtagtgaaaaatttaaaaatgacgaTGCTCAGACGGTGATGATTGATGGTAAAAGGGTCCAGAGTATGCCTGGCTTGCCTATCTTTGGTACGGTTTCAGCTGCGACTCCATTTAGTGATGTGGGTTCTACAAAGGACAGA GTATCACAGATTATGAAGTATGGCTTCCCTAGCTTAGACAATATCCGTTCATACGACGACTTCGTTTTGTCGTACGACCGTCGCAACAGAGTCCCGAACTGGGTCTTTGAGCATATCACTAAACTGCATGTCACCAAGAATGACCAGGTCGACCGGAGTAAATGTGAATTCAAACCTGATGAGAGTATACATCCGTTCTTTAG ATCGCAAAACACCGACTACAAAGGGTCAGGATTTGACCGCGGTCACATGGCGGCGGCGGGTAACCACCGCATCGCGCAGAAACACGTCGAGCAAACGTTCTACCTCACCAATATGGCGCCACAG GTCGGCGAGGGTTTCAACAGACACGCTTggaacagacttgaaaagcaCGTGAGGAAGCTTACCAAGGTGTATGATGATGTGTACTGCTGTACTGGACCTTTATATTTGCCCAG AAAGGAAGCTGATGGCAAATCCTATGTGAAGTATCAAGTGCTAGGAGCTAACACTGTGGCCGTGCCGACACATTTCTACAAGGTGGTGGTGGGGCAGGCCTCCGACGGCAGCCTGGACATGGAGGCCTACGTGATGCCCAACCAGAGGATACCGGACGAAACGCCTGTATCTTCATTCATG GTGGCACCGGAAGTGATTGAAAGAGCAGCCGGTCTTTTATTCTTTGACAAAATCCATAGGAGCAAACTAAATAGAATTAACGGGAAGaaagtataa
- the LOC106135973 gene encoding probable phenylalanine--tRNA ligase, mitochondrial — MKLLTHRILSSVFQAHKYSTAAKTVATVRINNKEFDSDEFTNVTPKIISYLGRNLHLKKDNPLSIVRQRIIKYFYSSFTHRGNPTFSVYDNLQPIVTTKQNFDDLLIPLDHPSRAKSDCYYVNKGVLLRAHMTAHQSELLRAGLDNFLMIGDVYRRDEIDSTHFPVFHQLDAVRSQTKEELFPKQPDLDIFEPEFDRNNPFDFTNTITDPNKQKCHTLEATKLMETQLKNHLIGLVKALFGENIKYRWVEAYFPFTHPSWELEIFYENNWLEVLGCGIVRNEILVNAGPNNRIAYAFGLGLERLAMALYKIPDIRLMWSTDSGFTSQFQNKDIDAKITYKAVSSYPQCVNDISFWLPEDLTVDTFNSNDFYDLVRDVGGDIIEQVKLKDKFIHPKSKKHSVCFSIVYRHLERTLTQAEVNSVHKEIEKAVTDAFKVVIR, encoded by the exons atGAAACTTCTTACACATCGAATATTATCATCGGTATTTCAGGCACATAAATACAGCACAGCCGCTAAAACTGTAGCCACAGTCAGAATAAACAACAAAGAATTCGATTCTGATGAGTTTACAAACGTTACtcctaaaataatatcttatttGGGTCGAAACTTACATTTAAAGAAGGATAATCCACTGAGCATAGTTCGCCAAAGAATAATCAAGTATTTCTATTCTTCGTTTACCCATAGAGGTAACCCAACTTTTAGTGTATATGACAACTTGCAGCCTATAGTGACTACCAAGCAAAATTTTGATGATTTGCTCATTCCGCTGGACCATCCAAGTAGAGCCAAATCTGACTGTTACTATGTAAACAAGGGGGTGCTACTTCGCGCTCATATGACGGCGCATCAAAGTGAGTTGTTGAGAGCTGGACTTGACAACTTTCTGATGATTGGTGATGTGTATCGGAGGGATGAGATTGATTCCACACACTTTCCTGTATTCCACCAG TTGGATGCAGTAAGATCTCAAACGAAAGAAGAGCTGTTTCCAAAGCAACCAGACTTGGATATATTTGAGCCAGAATTCGACAGAAATAATCCCTTTGACTTCACAAATACAATAACAGACCCAAATAAACAGAAATGCCATACTTTAGAAGCAACAAAACTCATGGAAACTCAACTGAAAAATCATCTGATAGGTTTGGTGAAGGCACTGTTTggggaaaatattaaataccgATGGGTAGAAGCATATTTTCCATTTACTCATCCATCTTGGGAGCTTGAAATATTCTATGAAAATAATTGGCTTGAAGTCCTAGGTTGCGGAATAGTAAGAAATGAGATCTTAGTCAATGCCGGTCCAAATAATAGAATTGCATATGCTTTCGGACTTGGACTAGAGAGGCTAGCAATGGCTTTGTACAAGATACCTGATATAAGACTTATGTGGAGTACAGATTCAGGATTCACATCTCAGTTTCAGAATAAAGATATTGATGCTAAGATTACGTACAAAGCAGTTTCTTCATATCCCCAGTGTGTAAATGACATCTCTTTCTGGCTGCCTGAGGATCTGACTGTTGACACATTTAACAGTAATGATTTCTATGATTTAGTCCGTGATGTAGGTGGTGATATTATTGAACAG gTAAAATTGAaggataaatttatacatCCAAAGTCAAAGAAGCATAGCGTCTGTTTCAGCATCGTATACAGACATCTGGAGCGGACTCTAACACAGGCGGAAGTGAACTCGGTTCATAAGGAGATTGAGAAGGCAGTCACAGATGCGTTCAAAGTTGTTATTAGATAG
- the LOC106135972 gene encoding eukaryotic translation initiation factor 2 subunit 1 produces the protein MPLSCRFYQEKYPEVEDVVMVNVRSIAEMGAYVHLLEYNNIEGMILLSELSRRRIRSINKLIRVGKTEPVVVIRVDKEKGYIDLSKRRVSAEDIDKCTERYAKAKAVNSILRHVAELLHYENSEQLEELYKRTAWYFEEKYKKKASAYDFFKQAAVDPSVLNECGLDEKTKEVLLANIKRKLTSQAVKIRADIECACYGYEGIDAVRTALKSGLTLSTAEMPIKINLIAPPLYVMTTSTPEKADGLKTLQDAIDKIKETITAAGGVFNVQMAPKVVTATDEAELARQMERAEAENAEVAGDSAEEDEDHGMGDAGMDEEPQQNGASDEDDD, from the exons ATGCCTCTCTCCTGTCGATTTTACCAGGAGAAATATCCTGAAGTGGAGGATGTAGTGATGGTTAATGTGAGATCCATCGCCGAGATGGGCGCATACGTCCATCTGCTGGAATATAACAATATTGAGGGCATGATTTTGCTTTCTGAATTGTCCAGGCGTCGTATCAGATCCATCAATAAATTGATCAGAGTAGGCAAAACAGAGCCTGTTGTCGTTATAAGAGTGGACAAAGAAaaag GTTACATAGACTTGTCAAAACGTCGTGTGTCAGCAGAAGACATAGACAAATGTACAGAGCGATATGCAAAAGCAAAGGCAGTGAACTCTATTCTCCGTCACGTTGCCGAGTTGCTGCATTACGAGAACTCTGAACAGTTGGAGGAACTCTACAAGAGGACTGCATGGTATTTTGAGGAGAAATACAAGAAGAAAGCTTCGGCTTATGACTTCTTCAAACAAGCAGCTGT TGATCCCTCAGTTCTCAATGAATGTGGTCTTGATGAGAAGACCAAGGAGGTGCTTCTAGCCAACATCAAGAGGAAACTCACGTCACAAGCGGTCAAGATCCGTGCGGATATAGAGTGCGCATGCTACGGATACGAAGGCATTGATGCAGTAAGGACGGCTTTGAAATCCGGACTCACTTTGTCCACAGCTGAAATGcccatcaaaattaatttaatagcaCCACCTTTATatg TAATGACAACATCGACGCCCGAAAAAGCAGACGGCCTCAAAACTCTGCAGGACGCCATCGACAAAATTAAGGAGACGATCACGGCCGCGGGCGGCGTCTTCAACGTGCAAATGGCG CCTAAAGTGGTGACCGCGACAGACGAGGCGGAGCTGGCGAGACAGATGGAGCGCGCGGAGGCCGAGAATGCCGAGGTCGCCGGGGACTCGGCGGAGGAAGACGAGGATCATG GTATGGGCGATGCTGGTATGGATGAGGAGCCGCAACAGAACGGTGCTTCCGATGAGGACGACGACTGA
- the LOC106135807 gene encoding collagen alpha-1(IX) chain: MWMCRFAAFLILMLQSTVIYGYESSDNLTTIAPFTLAPCSPLFPGDVDFHTVDLIAVYRLDQSDTTGVTLVQGSQDLQRAYRIGDGANLTMPLKQVFPAGLPQYFSVVATFNAHDQRRPWSIIKARSDSGLVFSVTLLPYMRKISVYVEKKRIIFGSRLLFFPGWHKVHVALTNNTVRVAVDCVELQPEMVTDYDFSNVTTVTIASNDDGTPTPIDLQWLSLSCNQFNLTEDSCEEIDEPENLLASSPQIFGSSSLSLENPLPQMTCNTSCPAGPVGPPGPKGEDGPRGLPGIRGIQGMPGIAGVSGLKGEKGSLGSPGPPGVPGTAVYNEPRIGPPGMPGPAGATGKTGSKGQKGEPGEPGLVGLAGPPGEDGRDGEPGPAGLPGPIGPPGSPGAPGTAVFNASWVQELKGDRGPPGRPGRDGADGLVGPRGMDGMRGPPGLPGKEGLMGMTGPMGPPGLAGLPGSAGVSGAEGPPGPIGPPGLPGLPGPPGKPAYASVITAMPGPPGPVGPKGEKGEQGYPGLPGQDGKDGYPGTPGNPGPPGLPAPYNIVQPQSPTLSEHEVRNICEDLIRVRLQEALAELSIHQAVLRRGPPGKPGPPGPQGTQGEPGEIGPRGYPGETGEPGRPGAPGLAGGKGDKGERGPEGVGVQGPEGPRGLPGPVGPPGAEGRRGDRGEPGREGSIGPRGVPGPRGSCECPSAAFYAYAPTGNVKGP; this comes from the exons ATGTGGATGTGTAG GTTTGCCGCCTTCTTGATATTGATGTTGCAGTCCACAGTTATCTATGGATACGAAAGTTcag atAACTTGACAACCATAGCCCCTTTCACCCTTGCTCCCTGTTCACCCCTGTTTCCTGGCGATGTAGACTTCCACACCGTCGACCTTATCGCCGTCTACCGCCTGGACCAATCCGACACGACCGGAGTGACACTCGTTCAGGGCTCCCAGGACTTGCAGAGGGCGTACCGGATCGGAGACGGGGCCAATCTTACCATGCCATTGAa ACAAGTGTTTCCCGCGGGTCTACCTCAGTACTTCAGCGTCGTGGCTACCTTCAACGCTCATGATCAGCGCCGTCCCTGGAGCATAATCAAGGCTAGATCTGATTCCGGACTTGTATTCTCTGTGACGTTGCTGCCTTATATGAGGAAGATATCGGTTTATGTGGAGAAGAAGAGGATCATTTTCGGCAGTAGATTG TTATTCTTCCCTGGGTGGCATAAAGTGCATGTGGCCTTGACCAACAATACAGTGCGAGTTGCTGTCGATTGTGTTGAA CTTCAACCGGAGATGGTGACCGACTATGACTTCAGCAATGTGACTACAGTCACCATAGCTTCTAATGACGACGGCACTCCTACCCCA ATAGATCTTCAGTGGCTTTCCCTAAGTTGCAACCAATTCAACCTGACTGAAGACAGCTGCGAAGAAATT GATGAGCCTGAGAATTTGCTAGCATCGTCGCCTCAG ATTTTCGGATCGAGTTCCCTTTCATTAGAAAACCCATTACCACAAATGACCTGCAACACATCTTGTCCAGCT gggCCAGTAGGACCTCCGGGTCCAAAAGGAGAAGATGGACCAAGAGGATTGCCT GGTATAAGAGGAATACAAGGTATGCCTGGTATAGCAGGCGTTTCTGGTTTGAAGGGAGAAAAGGGAAGCTTAGGATCACCTGGACCACCAGGCGTTCCTGGCACCGCAGTATATAAT GAACCTCGCATTGGGCCTCCGGGCATGCCCGGACCGGCAGGTGCTACGGGTAAAACAGGAAGTAAGGGACAAAAAg GAGAACCAGGTGAACCAGGCTTAGTTGGATTGGCAGGACCACCAGGTGAAGACGGCCGCGAT GGAGAACCAGGTCCAGCAGGTCTTCCGGGTCCTATAGGACCTCCTGGTTCACCGGGTGCACCTGGCACTGCAGTTTTTAACGCGAGTTGGGTAcaag aattaAAAGGGGATAGAGGACCTCCAGGCAGACCAGGGAGAGACGGTGCTGATGGTTTAGTTGGACCACGAGGGATGGATGGAATGAGA GGTCCCCCTGGTTTACCTGGTAAAGAGGGTCTTATGGGGATGACTGGACCTATGGGACCTCCTGGGCTAGCTGGGTTGCCTGGTAGTGCAGGAGTTAGCGGCGCTGAAGGCCCTCCG GGTCCAATAGGTCCACCTGGATTGCCTGGCCTACCAGGTCCACCAGGAAAGCCAGCGTATGCAAGTGTGATTACAGCTATGCCGGGGCCACCTGGCCCCGTGGGGCCAAAAGGCGAg aaaGGTGAGCAAGGTTACCCTGGACTTCCCGGCCAAGACGGCAAGGATGGCTATCCTGGGACCCCCGGGAACCCTGGGCCTCCAGGGTTACCAGCGCCGTATAATATAGTAcag cCCCAATCGCCAACATTATCAGAACATGAAGTTAGAAATATATGTGAAGATCTCATAAGAG TAAGGCTGCAAGAGGCTCTGGCTGAGTTGTCCATACACCAGGCCGTTTTGAGGCGAGGACCGCCTGGAAAACCAGGGCCACCTGGACCGCAAG GGACGCAAGGCGAGCCAGGGGAAATCGGGCCCCGTGGGTACCCCGGGGAAACGGGGGAGCCTGGCAGGCCCGGCGCCCCGGGGCTGGCGGGGGGCAAGGGGGACAAGGGGGAGAGGGGTCCTGAAGGAGTCGGGGTACAAGGACCCGAGGGGCCTAGGGGGCTCCCAG GTCCTGTTGGACCTCCTGGGGCCGAAGGGAGAAGAGGAGACCGTGGTGAGCCTGGAAGAGAAG GGAGTATCGGCCCCCGTGGAGTCCCAGGTCCTAGGGGATCATGCGAATGCCCCTCTGCGGCCTTCTACGCGTACGCTCCGACAGGGAATGTGAAAGGACCCTAA